Below is a window of Pseudomonas eucalypticola DNA.
GGTAGTGTTCGTACCGTTCAGCAACGGGCAGCCCTCGGGCGAACCCGTTGACTTCGCCACCGGGTTTAGGGGTGCGGATGGGAAAACCAGGGGCCGGCCTGTGGGCGTGACGGTGGACCCCAAGGGGGCACTGATTATCGCCGATGATTTGTCGAATACGGTTTGGCGGGTGACGCGGAGGAAGTGAGCATGTGGGCTGACGGGGCCGAGGCAAGCTAGCCCCGTATCGCTAGGGCCTGTATGAAACGTATTCCAGCGAAGGCCTGTTTTCAATGCAGCATGGCCGGGTTGGGATGCATTTCGTACAGAGCCTGGTCAGGCTCAAAGGGGCGGCCTACCAGGCTGCTTAGACCCCTGGCAGCGATGATCAGTGCAGGATCCGTTGGACATCCCTCAAAGTAATTCCATGCTCGCGCAGCAGCGTGATGCGCTGGCCCATGAGTGCATCATAGTCAGGGATCTCTCTGGTTGTAGCGAACAACTCCCTAATGCCGGTACGTCCCGCAATCGCAGGCCACAGCTCAGGCACCAGTACGCGTTCCAGGTCGATACAGGCCAGTTTGCTAAAGCTGCTCATCAGCGTCCCATCCCAGGCAGCACCAGGCTCAAGCCTAGTCCGATCAGAATGGTGCCGATCACTTTGTCGACTATATGCTGCCTGTCCAGCATGCGTTGACGCAGGGCCTCGGCTGAAAAGAACAGGGCAACGAAGCTGAACCAGAGCCAGTGCGAGAACGACATGAACAGTCCATAAGCGAAGTTGATCGCCAGGCTGTTGCTGACTTGCACAACTTGGCTATAGGTAGCCACGACGAACAGCATGGTTTTCGGGTTTAGCGCATTGGTCAAAAAGCCCATGGCGAAAGCCTTGCCAGCGGAGGGGCGCGGACCGGTGGCGGTGCCCAGTTGCAGGGATGACTTGCTGGTCAGTGACTTCCAGCCCAGATAGATCAAGTAACCCGCGCCGAGGGCTTTCATGGCCATGAACAGCATTGGCGAATGGGTAATGACTAAAGCGATACCGAGCACGGTATAGAACACATGCACCTGCACGCCGCAGGCAATGCCGAAAGCAGCCGTGAGCCCGATGCTACGCCCATAGGCGTAACTATTACGGGTGACCATCGCGAAGTCAGGACCTGGGCTGATCACCGCGAGGATAGTGATCGCGGCTACGGCTATTAATTCGTTCATCCGAGGACTCCATGCGGCATGGGCTAGCCATGCCGCTATAGCGGATCAGCGTTTGCTGAAAGTAATGACTAGCACATCCCGGTAAGCGGGTTGCAGTGGGTCGAGCTGGATGATCGGGGTAACCCCATGCAGAGTCTGCTCATCGTTGACGATGGCCACCTCCATCGCCTCGGAGAGGGTGTACCGGCTCAAGGGGCGTTTGTGGCGGTCGCATATGCTGATTTCGCCATTAACCACGTTGACCCGATTGACCATCATCATGAATACGAAGTTGAGACCGTCGCGGTGCACGCCTTCCGGGGTAGGCGAAGCCGCCAGCTGCGAGGCATTAGCAGGCTCGCGATCTTGCGTGAGGACACCAGGGTAAAATCCCTTTGCGCTACGATTTCACACAGATTTTGAATGCTGTACTGGCGGGCAAAACAAACCTCCTGTTGCTGGACCTGTGTGGTGGCACGTTCCATCAAGTTCATTGCTTCCTCCTCCCTGTTGGTCAAACTTGCACATGAGATGCAGTCAGGGACGAAGCATGGCAATTTGCCGGCTTGATGAAAAACGATTTATATTCCCCTTTATCTGTGAGAATTCATCGCGCATATGAAGCTACCCGCTCTGACCTCCTTCCATTTCTTTACTGTCGCAGCGCAAACCCAGAGCTTTGTTCAAGCCGCACGCTTACTGCATGTCACCCATGGTGCGGTTAGCCGCCAGGTGAGGCAGTTGGAGGAAGCAATCGGCGTCGAACTGTTCGAGCGCCGCAATCGGGCAATTTTCCTGAACAGCGCTGGCAGGCAACTTTTCAACGTCACTCGGCCTTTCTTCGAACAGCTCGAAGGAACGCTTTACCAGTTGCAGCGGGATGCGCGCGAAGAAGTACTGGTCGTGTCTTGTGAACCGACCATCGCGATGAAATGGCTGATACCCCGTCTGCCCGATTTTCAAGCATCACACCCGAACCTGCAGTTGCAACTGCTGGCTGCCGGTGGGCCTATCGACTTTGCCCGTTCAGGCGCAGACGTGGCGCTACGTCGGGACGACTTCTACTGGGATGAGTCGATTCACTGCGAAACGATTTGTGAAGAATGGATCGGTCCGGTGTGCATTCCGGCTTTGTGGCCAGAGGGCCAGAAGTTAGATGATATGCCGCTTCTACGCAGTACGACTCGCCCACTGGCTTGGAACAACTGGATGCGGCTGGCGGATGTCGCGGCGCCGGGGGCGATAAGAGTGGAATACGAGCATTTCTATCTCTGCATACAAGCAGCGGCTGCAGGGTTGGGCGTGGGCATGGCGTCCTTGCTCATGGTCCAGGATGAGCTGAAGTCGAGGCAGCTTATAGCTCCATTCGGCTTCACGCGGGATGGCTCCAGGTATTGCTTACTGTCGCCCGCCCGTTCGATGAGAGTTCCAAATGCAGGTTATTCCTTAAATGGATCACCAAGCAGATGGCAGACACCATTAAATGGTCAGGCGATTAATGCTAGCCAGCGACCGGTGCGCTTCGTTTGTTTACCTGCGCAGGCAGGCTAAGTGGCGCTGGCCAGTATCAGCACGGTAGCCGGTAGCCGGTAGCCGGGGCTGACACCCTCGGCCACCTGCGACAGCTTTAGTTCCCGTGCGGCAGACTTAATTCCCAAAATCTAGGCACCTACCCGATAACCCCTTTATTCCACAGTCACCGACTTCGCCAGATTGCGCGGCTGATCAACGTCCGTACCTTTCAGCACCGCGACGTAGTACGACAGCAACTGCAACGGAATCGTGTACAGGATCGGTGCCAACGCATCGACGATGTGCGGCATCGCCACCACATGGGTTCCCGGGCCATCGCGGAACTCGGCCTGGGCGTCGGCGAAGACGATCAACTCGCCGCCGCGGGCGCGCACTTCCTGCAGGTTGGACTTGAGCTTCTCCAGCAGCTCGTTGTTCGGCGCCACGGTCACTACCGGCATGTCCTTGTCGACCAGCGCCAGCGGGCCGTGCTTGAGCTCACCTGCCGGATACGCTTCGGCGTGGATGTAGGAAATCTCCTTGAGCTTCAGCGCGCCTTCCATCGCTACCGGGAACTGGGCACCGCGGCCAAGGAACAGCGTGTGGTGTTTTTCGGCAAATAGCTGGGCAACCTTTTCCACCGTGCCATCCATGGCCAGGGCTTCACCCAGGCGAGTGGGCAGGCGGCGGAGTTCTTCCACCAGCTCGGCTTCGACACCCGCTTCCAGCGTACCCTTCACCTGCCCCAGGGACAGGGTCAGCAACATCAGGGCTACCAGTTGCGTGGTGAACGCCTTGGTGGAGGCAACGCCGATCTCAGGGCCTGCTTGGGTCAGCAGGGTCAGGTCCGACTCACGCACCAGCGAACTGATGCCGACGTTGCAGATGGCCAGGCTGCCGAGGAAGCCCAGCTCCTTGGCGTTACGCAGGGCGGCCAGGGTATCGGCGGTTTCGCCGGACTGGGAAATGGACACGAACAGGGTGTCAGGCTGCACCACGACACGGCGGTAACGGAACTCGCTGGCCACCTCCACCTGGCAGGGAATACCCGCCAGGCTTTCCAGCCAGTAACGGGCGACCATCCCGGCGTGGTAGCTGGTACCACAGGCGACGATCTGCACGTTGCGCACCTTGGCGAACAATTCGGCGGCCTGAGGGCCGAAAGCCTGTACCAGCACTTGCTCCTGGCCCAGGCGGCCTTCCAGAGTGCGTTGCACCACCCGTGGCTGCTCGTGAATCTCCTTGAGCATGAAGTGACGGAATTCACCCTTGTCCGCCGCTTCGGCACCTTCGTGGTATTGCACGCTCTCGCGCTGCACCGGCTGGCCGTCGCTGTTCCAGATGCTCACCTTTTCCCGGGTGATCTGCGCGATATCGCCCTCTTCAAGGTACATGAAGCGGTCAGTGACCTGGCGCAGGGCCAACTGGTCGGAGGCCAGGAAGTTCTCACCCAGGCCCAGGCCGATTACCAGCGGGCTGCCACTGCGGGCGGCCACCAGGCGGTCGGGCTGCGCTTGATGAATGGCCGCCAGGCCATACGCGCCATGCAGTTCCTTGACGGTTGCCTTGAGCGCATCGACCAGGTCGGGCAGGGTCTTAAGGTGGTGGTGCAGCAAGTGGGCGATGACTTCGGTATCGGTATCGGAGGCGAAGGCGTAGCCCATGCCTTTCAAGCGCTCACGCAGCACTTCATGGTTTTCGATAATGCCGTTGTGCACGACGGCCACGGTATCGCTGGAGAAGTGGGGGTGGGCGTTGCGCTCGGTGGGTGCACCATGGGTGGCCCAGCGGGTATGGGCGATACCCAACTGCCCTACCAGCGGGTCACTCGCCAGGGCTGCTTCCAGCTCGCTGACCTTGCCCACGCGGCGGCGGCGCTGCACGCCATCGGTGTTGGTGTACACGGCCACGCCGGCGCTGTCATAGCCACGGTACTCCAGGCGCTTGAGGCCTTCGAGCAGGATGGCGGTGATGTTACGTTCGGCGATGGCGCCTACGATTCCACACATGAGTTGTTCTCCTAGCTGGCGGCGGCGCAGATAAGGTTGATACCGCGGGCCTGAATCTGGTCGCGTGCCGTCTGCGGCAGGCGATCATCGGTAATGAGGGTGTGTACACTGCTCCAGGGCAGTTCCAGGTTGGGAATCTTGCGGCCTACCTTGTCGGACTCGACCATCACGATCACTTCGCGGGCCACTTCTGCCATTACCCGGCTCAAGCCGAGCAGTTCATTGAAGGTGGTGGTGCCTCGCGCCAGGTCGATGCCATCGGCACCGATGAACAGCTGATCGAAGTCGTACGAACGCAGCACCTGTTCGGCGACCTGGCCCTGAAAGGACTCGGAATGCGGGTCCCAGGTGCCGCCGGTCATCAACAGCACGGGCTCGTGCTCCAACTCACTGAGGGCGTTGGCCACATGCAACGAATTGGTCATTACCACCAACCCGGGCTGATGAGCCAGTTCGGGGATCATCGCGGCGGTGGTGCTGCCGCTGTCGATGATGATGCGGGCGTGCTCGCGAATCTTTCCCACGGCCGCGCGCGCAATGGCCTGCTTGTGGATAGAAACGCTTCGCGCCTGCTCGGCGATCATTTCCTGAGGCACGGGGATCGCGCCGCCGTAACGACGCAACAACAGCCCATTGCTTTCCAAGGCAGCCAAATCCTTGCGAATGGTGACTTCGGAAGTTTCGAAGCGACGAGCCAGCGCGTCGACACTCACCTCGCCCTGTTCATTGAGCAGGGCAAGAATGTTGTGACGGCGCTGGGGAGTGTTGCGTTTCGACATGGCGGCTTTTAAGTTTCGATCCGAAAGATAACGGAAGTAATCAAAACCTATCGCCGAGTTTTCGTCAAGTGAACTGTGATCCGGGTGACGACAGGCGCTTGAATCAACTTATCCACAACGACGTAGCCGCAGCCTGGCGGCAGCGGCTACGGTGTGTTTGGATATCTCAAGACTTCCTGATTTTCTCAGGGCGCTTCCAGCCGTCGATGTTGCGCTGGCGGGCACGGCCCACAGCCAGCTGGCCTGCGGGCACTTCCTGAGTAATGGTCGAGCCTGCGGCAGTCGTGGCCCCGGCCTGGATATCCACAGGCGCCACCAACGAGTTGTTGGAGCCGATGAACACGTCCTCACCCATCACCGTGCGCCACTTGTTGGCGCCATCGTAGTTGCAGGTGATGGTGCCGGCGCCGATGTTGGTGCGTGCACCAATGTCGGCGTCGCCCAGATAGGCCAGGTGGCCCGCCTTGGCGTCTTCGTGCATGTGGGTATTTTTCAGTTCCACGAAGTTACCCACATGGGCACGCGCGTCCATCACAGTACCCGGGCGCAAGCGCGCGAACGGACCCGCATCGCTGCCCTCGCCCATTACCGCGCCGTCCAGGTGGGTGTTGGCCTTCAGCACCACGCCTTGGCGCAAGGTGCTGTCCTTGATGTAACAGTTCGGGCCGATGACCACGTCGTCCTCGATCACTACCTTGCCTTCCAGGATCACGTTGACGTCGATCAGCACGTCACGACCGACAGTGACCTCACCGCGTACGTCGAAGCGTGCCGGGTCGCGCAGGGTGACACCCTGGGCCATCAGGCGGCGGCCTTCGCGCAATTGATAGTGGCGCTCCAGCTCGGCCAGTTGCCGACGGTCATTGGCACCCTGCACTTCCATGGCATCGAGAGGCTGTTCGGTGGCAACCACCAGGCCATCGCTGACCGCCATGGCGATGACGTCGGTCAGGTAGTACTCGCCCTGGGCGTTGTGGTTGGACAGGCGCCCCAGCCATTCGGCCAGGCGCTTGCCCGGTACGGCGAGAATGCCGGTGTTGCCTTCGTTGATGGCGCGCTGCGCTTGGCTGGCATCCTTGTGCTCAACGATGGCACTGACATTCCCCGCCCCATCGCGAACGATGCGCCCATAGCCGGTAGGGTCGGCCAGATTGACGGTCAGCAGGCCCAGTTGCTCTGGGGTAACCAGTGCAAGCAGACGCTTGAGGGTGTCGACCTCGATCAGCGGCACGTCGCCGTAGAGGATCAACACGGTTTCAGCCGTCAGGGCAGGCAGCGCCTGGGCCACGGCGTGGCCGGTGCCCAATTGCTGGTCCTGCAGGACGAAATTGAGGTCGGGGGCGGCCAGGCGTTCGCGCACCAGATCGGCACCGTGGCCGATCACTACATGAATACCGTTGGGCGCCAGTTGCCGGGCGCTGTGGATAACATGGCCGAGCATGGAGTTGCCCGCTACCGGGTGCAGAACCTTGGGAATGGCCGAGCGCATGCGCGTGCCCTGGCCTGCAGCAAGAATGACGATATCGAGGGACATTGACTGGCTACCAATGCGAAGCGGTCGGCAACGGCGACCGAAGAATGAAAAGCGGAAAAAAGAAAAAGGGTAGCCGAGGCTACCCTTTTACTCAATCGCACAGAGGCTGCGGCTTATTTGCCGAACTTCTTGCGGATCTGCTGAACGGTGCGCAGCTGGGCTGCGGCCTCGGCCAGACGTGCGGCAGCAGCGCCGTAGTCGAAGTCGGCGCCTTGCTCGTTCAGGGCCTTCTCAGCAGCCTTGACGGCTTCCTGAGCGGAGGCTTCGTCCAGGTCGGCAGCACGCTGCACGGTGTCGGCAAGAACCTTGACCATGTTCGGCTGAACCTCGAGGAAACCACCGGAGATGTAGAACACCTCCTCTTCCCCACCCTGCTTGATCAAGCGGATCGGACCTGGCTTCAGATTAGTGAGCAACGGTGCGTGGCCCAGGGCAACGCCCAGGTCACCCAGTTCACCGTGTGCAATCACCATCTCGACCAGGCCGGAGAAGATTTCCCCTTCCGCGCTGACGATATCGCAATGGACTGTCATAGCCATCTGCTTGCCTCAACCTGATTAGCGCCCGTTGCCGGGCGCCGGGATTACAGTTTCTTGGCTTTCTCGATCGCTTCTTCGATGCCGCCGACCATGTAGAACGCTTGTTCTGGCAGGTGGTCGTAGTCACCGTTGAGGATGCCTTTGAAGCCAGCAATGGTGTCTTTCAGGGAAACGTATTTACCTGGGGCACCGGTGAAGACTTCAGCCACGAAGAACGGCTGCGACAGGAAGCGCTGAATCTTACGAGCGCGGGTTACCAACTGCTTGTCGGATTCCGACAGCTCGTCCATACCCAGGATCGCGATGATGTCTTTCAGCTCTTTGTAACGCTGCAGCACGTACTGAACGCCACGAGCGGTGTCGTAGTGATCCTGGCCAATGACCAGTGGGTCCAGCTGGCGCGAAGTCGAGTCCAGTGGATCGACCGCTGGGTAGATACCCAGGGAGGCGATGTCACGGGACAGTACGACGGTGGCGTCCAAGTGGGCGAACGTGGTGGCTGGCGACGGGTCGGTCAGGTCGTCCGCAGGTACGTATACGGCTTGTACCGAGGTGATCGAACCGGACTTGGTCGAAGTGATGCGCTCTTGCAGAGTACCCATCTCTTCAGCCAGGGTCGGCTGGTAACCCACGGCCGACGGCATACGGCCCAGCAGTGCCGACACTTCGGTACCGGCCAGGGTGTAACGGTAGATGTTGTCGACGAACAGCAGAACGTCGTTACCTTCGTCACGGAACTTCTCAGCCATGGTCAGGCCGGTCAGCGCTACGCGCAGACGGTTGCCTGGTGGCTCGTTCATTTGACCGTAGACCAGGGCAACTTTGTCCAGAACGTTGGAGTCCTTCATCTCGTGATAGAAGTCGTTACCTTCACGAGTACGCTCACCCACACCGGCGAACACGGAGTAACCGCTGTGTTCCATCGCGATGTTACGGATCAGTTCCATCATGTTTACGGTCTTGCCTACACCGGCACCACCGAACAGACCGACTTTACCGCCTTTGGCGAACGGGCAGACCAGGTCGATAACCTTGATGCCGGTTTCCAGCAGGTCGTTGCCGCCCGCTTGTTCAGCGAACGAAGGAGCCGGCTGGTGGATACCACGGCGCTCTTCTTCACCGATCGGGCCGGCTTCGTCGATTGGGTTGCCCAGCACGTCCATGATACGGCCCAGGGTCGCTTTACCGACCGGTACCGAGATAGGAGCGCCGGAGTCGACCACGTCCAGGCCGCGTTTCAGGCCTTCGGTGGAACCCATTGCAATGGTACGAACCACGCCGTCGCCCAGCTGCTGCTGAACTTCCAGAGTGGTTGGCGCGCCTTGAACACTCAGCGCGTTGTAGATGCTCGGTACGCTGTCACGTGGGAATTCCACGTCGATGACGGCGCCGATGATTTGAACGATACGTCCGCTACTCATAGCAGGATCCTCTGAATATTTGAACCGTTAAACCGCGGCAGCGCCGCCGACGATTTCCGAGATCTCTTGGGTGATCGCAGCCTGACGCGCCTTGTTGTAGACCAGCTGCAATTCGCTGATCAGGTCGCCGGCGTTGTCGGTGGCGTTTTTCATCGCGATCATCCGCGCAGCCTGCTCGGCCGCGTTGTTCTCGACCACCGCCTGGTAGACCTGCGACTCCACGTACCGAACCATCAGGCCGTCCAGCAGCTCCTTGGCGTCGGGTTCGTAGAGGTAGTCCCAGTGGTGCTTGAGTTCTTGATCCGGGGTTGCGACCAACGGAACCAATTGCTCGACCGTTGGCTTTTGCGTCATGGTATTCACGAACTTGTTGGACACCACGGACAGGCGATCAATACGGCCATCCAGGTAGGCATCCAGCATCACCTTGACGCTGCCGATCAGATCATTGATCGATGGCTCTTCGCCCAGGTGGCTGATCGCTGCAACGACGTTGCCGCCGAAGTTGCGGAAGAATGCCGCACCCTTGGCGCCGACCACGCACAGATCGATCTCGACGCCGCGCTCGCGGTTTACCGCCATGTCCTTGACCAGGGCCTTGAACAGGTTGGTATTCAAGCCGCCGCACAGACCACGGTCACTGCTCACCACGACGTAACCGACGCGCTTTACTTCGCGGTCGATCATGAACGGGTGGCGGTATTCCGGGTTGGCGTTGGCCAGATGTCCAATCACCTGGCGGATATGCTCCGCGTAGGGACGGCTGGCTGCCATGCGCATTTGAGCCTTGCGCATTTTGCTGACCGCCACTTTTTCCATGGCGCTGGTAATTTTTTGCGTGCTTTTGATGCTCGCAATCTTACTGCGAATCTCTTTTGCGCCTGCCATGTAACACCTATCAGGTTAGCAAGCGGGAGCCTCGCGGCTCCCGCTGCGGCTTACCAGGTTTGGGTGGCCTTGAACTTCTCGATACCGGCTTTGATGCCAGCGTCGATTTCGTCATTGAAGTCACCCTTCACGTTGATCTTCGCCATCAAATCGGCGTGATCGCGGTTGAAGTAAGCAATCAGGGCCTGCTCGAAGCTACCGATCTTGGCGATTTCGACGTCAGTCAGGAAACCACGCTCAGCGGCGTACAGCGACAGCGCCATGTCCGCGATGGACATAGGAGCGTATTGCTTCTGCTTCATCAGCTCGGTAACGCGCTGACCGTGCTCCAGTTGCTTGCGGGTGGCTTCGTCCAGGTCAGAGGCGAACTGGGCGAATGCAGCCAGTTCACGGTACTGAGCCAGAGCGGTACGGATGCCACCGGACAGCTTCTTGATGATCTTGGTCTGAGCGGCACCACCCACACGGGATACCGAAACACCGGCGTTCACTGCAGGGCGGATGCCCGAGTTGAACATGGCCGATTCCAGGAAGATCTGACCGTCGGTGATGGAAATCACGTTGGTCGGAACGAAGGCGGAAACGTCGCCAGCCTGGGTTTCGATGATCGGCAGTGCGGTCAGGGAACCGGTCTTGCCAGTCACTGCACCGTTGGTGAACTTCTCGACGTACTCTTCGGAAACGCGCGATGCACGCTCCAGCAGACGGGAGTGGAGATAGAACACGTCACCTGGGTAGGCTTCACGGCCTGGTGGACGGCGCAGCAGCAGGGAGATCTGGCGGTA
It encodes the following:
- a CDS encoding LysE family translocator is translated as MNELIAVAAITILAVISPGPDFAMVTRNSYAYGRSIGLTAAFGIACGVQVHVFYTVLGIALVITHSPMLFMAMKALGAGYLIYLGWKSLTSKSSLQLGTATGPRPSAGKAFAMGFLTNALNPKTMLFVVATYSQVVQVSNSLAINFAYGLFMSFSHWLWFSFVALFFSAEALRQRMLDRQHIVDKVIGTILIGLGLSLVLPGMGR
- a CDS encoding 2OG-Fe dioxygenase family protein, which produces MHRDGLNFVFMMMVNRVNVVNGEISICDRHKRPLSRYTLSEAMEVAIVNDEQTLHGVTPIIQLDPLQPAYRDVLVITFSKR
- the glmS gene encoding glutamine--fructose-6-phosphate transaminase (isomerizing), yielding MCGIVGAIAERNITAILLEGLKRLEYRGYDSAGVAVYTNTDGVQRRRRVGKVSELEAALASDPLVGQLGIAHTRWATHGAPTERNAHPHFSSDTVAVVHNGIIENHEVLRERLKGMGYAFASDTDTEVIAHLLHHHLKTLPDLVDALKATVKELHGAYGLAAIHQAQPDRLVAARSGSPLVIGLGLGENFLASDQLALRQVTDRFMYLEEGDIAQITREKVSIWNSDGQPVQRESVQYHEGAEAADKGEFRHFMLKEIHEQPRVVQRTLEGRLGQEQVLVQAFGPQAAELFAKVRNVQIVACGTSYHAGMVARYWLESLAGIPCQVEVASEFRYRRVVVQPDTLFVSISQSGETADTLAALRNAKELGFLGSLAICNVGISSLVRESDLTLLTQAGPEIGVASTKAFTTQLVALMLLTLSLGQVKGTLEAGVEAELVEELRRLPTRLGEALAMDGTVEKVAQLFAEKHHTLFLGRGAQFPVAMEGALKLKEISYIHAEAYPAGELKHGPLALVDKDMPVVTVAPNNELLEKLKSNLQEVRARGGELIVFADAQAEFRDGPGTHVVAMPHIVDALAPILYTIPLQLLSYYVAVLKGTDVDQPRNLAKSVTVE
- a CDS encoding DeoR/GlpR family DNA-binding transcription regulator, encoding MSKRNTPQRRHNILALLNEQGEVSVDALARRFETSEVTIRKDLAALESNGLLLRRYGGAIPVPQEMIAEQARSVSIHKQAIARAAVGKIREHARIIIDSGSTTAAMIPELAHQPGLVVMTNSLHVANALSELEHEPVLLMTGGTWDPHSESFQGQVAEQVLRSYDFDQLFIGADGIDLARGTTTFNELLGLSRVMAEVAREVIVMVESDKVGRKIPNLELPWSSVHTLITDDRLPQTARDQIQARGINLICAAAS
- the glmU gene encoding bifunctional UDP-N-acetylglucosamine diphosphorylase/glucosamine-1-phosphate N-acetyltransferase GlmU, producing the protein MSLDIVILAAGQGTRMRSAIPKVLHPVAGNSMLGHVIHSARQLAPNGIHVVIGHGADLVRERLAAPDLNFVLQDQQLGTGHAVAQALPALTAETVLILYGDVPLIEVDTLKRLLALVTPEQLGLLTVNLADPTGYGRIVRDGAGNVSAIVEHKDASQAQRAINEGNTGILAVPGKRLAEWLGRLSNHNAQGEYYLTDVIAMAVSDGLVVATEQPLDAMEVQGANDRRQLAELERHYQLREGRRLMAQGVTLRDPARFDVRGEVTVGRDVLIDVNVILEGKVVIEDDVVIGPNCYIKDSTLRQGVVLKANTHLDGAVMGEGSDAGPFARLRPGTVMDARAHVGNFVELKNTHMHEDAKAGHLAYLGDADIGARTNIGAGTITCNYDGANKWRTVMGEDVFIGSNNSLVAPVDIQAGATTAAGSTITQEVPAGQLAVGRARQRNIDGWKRPEKIRKS
- a CDS encoding F0F1 ATP synthase subunit epsilon, with amino-acid sequence MAMTVHCDIVSAEGEIFSGLVEMVIAHGELGDLGVALGHAPLLTNLKPGPIRLIKQGGEEEVFYISGGFLEVQPNMVKVLADTVQRAADLDEASAQEAVKAAEKALNEQGADFDYGAAAARLAEAAAQLRTVQQIRKKFGK
- the atpD gene encoding F0F1 ATP synthase subunit beta, yielding MSSGRIVQIIGAVIDVEFPRDSVPSIYNALSVQGAPTTLEVQQQLGDGVVRTIAMGSTEGLKRGLDVVDSGAPISVPVGKATLGRIMDVLGNPIDEAGPIGEEERRGIHQPAPSFAEQAGGNDLLETGIKVIDLVCPFAKGGKVGLFGGAGVGKTVNMMELIRNIAMEHSGYSVFAGVGERTREGNDFYHEMKDSNVLDKVALVYGQMNEPPGNRLRVALTGLTMAEKFRDEGNDVLLFVDNIYRYTLAGTEVSALLGRMPSAVGYQPTLAEEMGTLQERITSTKSGSITSVQAVYVPADDLTDPSPATTFAHLDATVVLSRDIASLGIYPAVDPLDSTSRQLDPLVIGQDHYDTARGVQYVLQRYKELKDIIAILGMDELSESDKQLVTRARKIQRFLSQPFFVAEVFTGAPGKYVSLKDTIAGFKGILNGDYDHLPEQAFYMVGGIEEAIEKAKKL
- the atpG gene encoding F0F1 ATP synthase subunit gamma — encoded protein: MAGAKEIRSKIASIKSTQKITSAMEKVAVSKMRKAQMRMAASRPYAEHIRQVIGHLANANPEYRHPFMIDREVKRVGYVVVSSDRGLCGGLNTNLFKALVKDMAVNRERGVEIDLCVVGAKGAAFFRNFGGNVVAAISHLGEEPSINDLIGSVKVMLDAYLDGRIDRLSVVSNKFVNTMTQKPTVEQLVPLVATPDQELKHHWDYLYEPDAKELLDGLMVRYVESQVYQAVVENNAAEQAARMIAMKNATDNAGDLISELQLVYNKARQAAITQEISEIVGGAAAV